In Bacillota bacterium, one DNA window encodes the following:
- a CDS encoding purine-binding chemotaxis protein CheW: protein MSEKQYVVFVLDGEYYGIDILNIQEITRYEAPTRIPNMPSYMQGIINLRGNIIPVINLRKRFSLGSSEVTGESRIIVVNLFERKAGLLVDAVTQVTKIGDGQIEPPQEITAGCERKYIAGLAKKGEKIIILLEPAAVLAEGQEVKTGKIAG from the coding sequence ATGTCAGAGAAACAATATGTTGTTTTTGTACTGGACGGCGAATACTACGGCATTGACATTTTAAATATTCAGGAAATCACAAGGTATGAAGCGCCGACAAGAATTCCCAATATGCCTTCATATATGCAAGGCATAATTAATCTGCGGGGAAACATCATCCCTGTAATCAACCTCAGAAAAAGATTTAGCCTGGGGAGCAGTGAGGTTACAGGTGAAAGCAGGATTATTGTAGTTAACCTTTTTGAAAGAAAAGCAGGACTTTTAGTCGATGCAGTAACCCAGGTAACAAAAATCGGTGACGGTCAAATAGAACCGCCCCAGGAAATAACTGCCGGTTGTGAACGCAAATACATTGCCGGTTTAGCAAAAAAGGGAGAGAAGATCATTATTCTTTTGGAACCTGCTGCCGTACTGGCGGAAGGCCAAGAAGTGAAGACCGGAAAAATTGCAGGCTGA
- a CDS encoding PAS domain S-box protein, with protein MEENILQEIIRQAPFGYAYHKLVYNAEGLPEDYIFLDVNPAFEEMTGLKREAILGKRVTDILPGIRNSGFDWVDFYGKAVLCGERREFTQYAEPLGRWYKITAFAPQKGHFITIFQEITSEMERIKTLEEQEQRIRELTTELETVFNGTQDAMFLVRVENGEFRYIRNNAAHQELTGYSLEDIKDKTPFEAAGEEIGAIVKAGYQRCVEAKVPITYEETLPFPAGERTWLTALTPVLENGKVKYLVGSRKDITLQKKAEKEREELLHRLQAMFNGHTAVMLLVEPISGRIVDANPAACAYYGYTREEILSMCIQDINMLPKEEVEKCRLLAFKEKQRYFVFPHRLKSGEIRLVDVYSCPITHSRKKLLFSIIFDVTDREKYKEELYREKELLRTTLLSIGDGVVTTDQAGKITALNRAAEEITGWSEEEAKGSPFAQVFELISEDTGKKVEDPVAKVLETGKIIGLANHTALIAKDGRKIPIADSAAPIKDEKGQTFGVVMVFRDVTQEKAQQEKILYLSYHDSLTGLYNRRFMEEQIKRLEMSRELPLALIMADVNGLKLANDVFGHEEGDKLLKKAAEILKESFRKEDIIARWGGDEFLILLPRTSAKTAEEIIERIKNRCLQVSDGKVQLSIAMGYAVKTQDSESLKETLKEAEKWMYHRKLMEGKSYRSAIINTLLATLFAKSAETEEHAERLKIYCLTIGREMRLSAKDLDELVLLAVLHDIGKVGIKENVLQKPGPLTAEDWEEMKKHPEIGCRIAQNTPELAPVAEYILCHHERWDGQGYPQGLKGEEIPLLCRILAVADAYDAMTSDRPYRKALSKEEAMAEIKRNAGTQFDPRMVEMFLVAIR; from the coding sequence ATGGAAGAAAATATATTACAGGAAATTATACGGCAGGCGCCCTTCGGCTATGCCTACCACAAATTAGTTTACAATGCAGAAGGGCTTCCGGAAGACTATATCTTTCTTGATGTCAATCCTGCCTTTGAAGAAATGACCGGGTTAAAAAGGGAAGCCATCCTTGGGAAAAGGGTGACGGATATCTTGCCCGGTATCAGAAACAGCGGTTTTGACTGGGTAGACTTTTACGGCAAAGCGGTGTTATGCGGTGAAAGGCGGGAATTTACCCAATACGCGGAGCCCCTGGGACGCTGGTACAAAATAACCGCTTTTGCTCCGCAAAAAGGGCATTTTATTACTATTTTCCAGGAAATCACTTCAGAAATGGAACGGATAAAAACCCTGGAGGAACAGGAGCAGAGAATCAGGGAATTGACTACAGAACTGGAAACAGTGTTCAACGGTACCCAGGATGCCATGTTCCTCGTCAGGGTGGAAAACGGTGAATTCCGCTACATCAGGAATAACGCCGCCCACCAGGAATTGACAGGGTATAGCCTGGAGGATATAAAAGATAAAACTCCTTTTGAAGCAGCGGGGGAAGAAATCGGCGCAATTGTCAAGGCCGGTTATCAAAGATGCGTGGAGGCCAAAGTGCCCATAACTTATGAAGAAACACTGCCTTTTCCGGCCGGAGAAAGGACCTGGCTAACGGCCCTGACGCCTGTGCTGGAAAATGGGAAAGTAAAATACCTAGTGGGCTCCCGAAAGGACATTACCTTGCAGAAAAAGGCAGAAAAGGAAAGAGAAGAGCTGTTACATCGCCTGCAGGCCATGTTCAACGGACATACCGCCGTCATGCTCCTGGTCGAGCCAATATCCGGCAGAATCGTTGATGCCAACCCAGCCGCCTGCGCCTATTACGGTTATACCAGGGAAGAAATCCTGAGTATGTGCATCCAGGACATCAATATGCTCCCTAAAGAAGAGGTCGAAAAGTGTCGCCTGTTGGCCTTTAAGGAAAAACAGAGATATTTTGTTTTCCCGCACCGCTTGAAGAGCGGGGAAATCAGGCTGGTTGACGTTTATTCCTGCCCCATAACCCATAGCCGGAAAAAATTGCTTTTTTCCATTATTTTCGACGTCACCGACCGAGAAAAGTACAAAGAAGAACTATACCGGGAAAAAGAACTGCTTAGAACCACCCTCCTTTCCATTGGCGACGGAGTGGTCACCACCGACCAGGCAGGCAAGATAACGGCCTTAAACAGGGCGGCGGAAGAAATAACGGGCTGGAGTGAAGAAGAAGCAAAAGGCAGTCCCTTTGCCCAGGTTTTCGAGCTGATCAGTGAAGATACGGGTAAAAAGGTGGAAGATCCTGTAGCCAAAGTTTTAGAAACAGGGAAAATCATCGGCTTGGCCAACCATACTGCCTTAATCGCCAAAGACGGGCGTAAGATACCAATAGCCGACAGTGCTGCACCCATCAAAGACGAGAAAGGACAAACCTTCGGAGTGGTCATGGTTTTCCGAGATGTTACGCAGGAGAAAGCTCAGCAGGAAAAAATCCTCTATTTAAGCTACCATGATTCACTGACCGGCCTTTATAACCGGCGGTTCATGGAAGAACAGATAAAAAGGCTGGAAATGTCCCGGGAACTGCCACTGGCGCTAATCATGGCCGATGTCAACGGGCTGAAACTGGCTAACGATGTCTTCGGCCACGAAGAGGGGGACAAGCTCCTGAAAAAAGCGGCAGAGATATTAAAGGAAAGCTTCCGGAAAGAAGACATCATCGCCCGCTGGGGCGGGGACGAATTCCTCATCCTGCTGCCACGGACCTCTGCCAAAACTGCAGAGGAAATCATTGAAAGGATCAAAAACAGGTGTTTGCAAGTAAGCGACGGGAAGGTGCAGCTGAGCATAGCCATGGGTTATGCAGTGAAGACACAAGACTCAGAAAGCCTTAAGGAAACTCTCAAAGAAGCCGAAAAATGGATGTACCACAGGAAATTAATGGAGGGCAAAAGTTACCGTAGCGCCATTATCAATACCCTCCTTGCCACCCTGTTTGCTAAAAGCGCGGAAACGGAGGAACATGCCGAACGTTTGAAAATCTACTGCCTTACAATAGGCAGAGAAATGAGGCTTTCTGCTAAAGACCTGGACGAATTGGTTCTATTAGCTGTGCTGCACGACATCGGCAAAGTGGGTATTAAGGAAAACGTCTTGCAAAAGCCCGGGCCTTTGACAGCGGAAGACTGGGAGGAAATGAAAAAACATCCCGAAATCGGCTGCCGCATTGCTCAAAATACCCCGGAACTTGCGCCTGTAGCTGAATACATCCTGTGCCACCATGAGCGCTGGGACGGACAAGGCTATCCACAGGGTTTAAAAGGAGAAGAGATACCTTTACTCTGCCGTATTCTGGCTGTGGCAGACGCCTATGACGCCATGACCAGCGACCGGCCTTACCGCAAAGCACTGAGCAAGGAGGAAGCCATGGCGGAGATAAAGAGAAATGCAGGGACCCAGTTTGATCCACGGATGGTGGAAATGTTTTTGGTAGCCATAAGATAA
- a CDS encoding methyl-accepting chemotaxis protein: MNWYNNLKIRTKLISGFLVVAFIALALGIFGVYNIRKIDNLDTKLYETMTVPLGEMAIIVESYQRMRANVKDILLTDDPAKISDYENRIAQRNEEFSKNLKSYEKTLFTEEGRKLTEELFHHKEKYDAIMKDVIRLAKENRREEARLLMYGEAEKIRADMEKTYRRMMEIKVAAAKETAGNNTNTANQATTATIAFLSAAFILSVVLGFFIANSITNPVKAAVEHARIMAGGDFTREVPESFLRRRDEMGQLAHAFAEMNEKIRALLKEVAASVAETSAASQELSATVEEVSAQGQNVNASVEQIAAGMEETSASVEEVTASSTEIGNGARQLEARAGDGKAKVQEIEKRAEQMKETAQTSKLTAQSIYNVKQQEIKKAIEEAKIVEEIAKMTDVISEIAGQTNLLALNAAIEAARAGDQGRGFAVVAEEVRKLAEHSAQTAGNIQQVIEQVKTAVDKLTTNAGEILKFIDDKVAPDYDMLEKTGEQYAEDARFVKTLTEEFAAAASRIAASISEVNTAMEGVAAAIEEATASSQEIANNATETAKALEGVAKTAQAQAEMAEKLSSLVARFKV, from the coding sequence GTGAATTGGTATAACAACTTAAAAATACGCACCAAACTTATCAGTGGTTTTTTAGTCGTTGCCTTTATTGCCTTAGCTTTAGGCATCTTCGGAGTGTACAACATCAGAAAAATTGACAATCTGGACACCAAACTTTACGAAACCATGACAGTCCCTTTAGGTGAAATGGCAATTATTGTAGAATCATATCAAAGGATGCGGGCGAATGTGAAGGACATTCTGCTGACAGATGACCCTGCCAAAATAAGTGACTATGAAAATAGAATAGCCCAAAGAAACGAGGAATTTTCCAAAAACCTGAAAAGCTATGAAAAAACCTTGTTTACTGAGGAAGGCAGGAAACTGACAGAAGAGCTGTTTCATCATAAAGAAAAATACGATGCCATCATGAAGGATGTGATACGCCTGGCCAAGGAAAACAGGCGGGAAGAGGCACGCCTCCTCATGTACGGTGAGGCTGAAAAAATCAGGGCTGATATGGAAAAAACCTATAGAAGGATGATGGAGATAAAAGTTGCCGCAGCTAAAGAAACTGCGGGAAATAACACAAATACGGCAAACCAAGCAACAACGGCCACAATTGCTTTCCTTTCGGCGGCTTTTATACTGTCTGTAGTTTTGGGGTTTTTCATTGCTAACTCCATTACAAATCCTGTCAAAGCCGCGGTTGAACACGCCCGTATCATGGCCGGCGGCGACTTTACCCGGGAAGTGCCGGAAAGCTTCCTGCGCCGTCGGGATGAAATGGGGCAGTTGGCCCATGCCTTTGCCGAAATGAATGAAAAAATACGCGCTTTGTTAAAAGAAGTGGCTGCCTCTGTTGCCGAAACCAGCGCAGCCAGCCAGGAACTCTCCGCCACAGTGGAAGAAGTCAGCGCCCAGGGACAAAACGTCAATGCCTCGGTAGAGCAGATCGCTGCCGGAATGGAAGAAACAAGTGCTTCTGTGGAAGAAGTGACAGCATCCAGCACAGAAATCGGGAATGGGGCAAGACAGCTTGAAGCAAGGGCCGGAGACGGCAAGGCAAAGGTGCAGGAAATCGAAAAAAGAGCAGAACAGATGAAGGAAACAGCCCAAACCTCCAAACTGACAGCACAAAGCATCTATAACGTAAAACAGCAGGAAATCAAGAAAGCTATCGAGGAAGCGAAAATTGTCGAAGAAATAGCCAAAATGACAGATGTAATCTCCGAAATAGCCGGCCAGACCAATCTTTTGGCCCTCAATGCCGCCATTGAAGCTGCCCGGGCCGGCGACCAGGGCCGGGGCTTTGCCGTGGTGGCGGAGGAAGTCCGGAAACTCGCAGAACATTCGGCCCAGACGGCAGGGAACATCCAGCAGGTAATAGAGCAGGTAAAAACGGCTGTGGACAAGCTTACCACTAATGCCGGGGAAATCCTGAAATTCATCGATGACAAAGTGGCTCCTGATTATGATATGCTGGAAAAAACAGGCGAGCAGTATGCGGAAGACGCGCGGTTTGTCAAAACCCTTACCGAAGAATTTGCTGCCGCAGCTTCCCGGATTGCTGCGTCCATCAGTGAGGTCAATACGGCCATGGAAGGAGTGGCAGCAGCCATTGAAGAAGCCACAGCCTCTTCCCAGGAAATTGCCAACAATGCTACAGAAACAGCAAAAGCCCTGGAAGGGGTGGCCAAAACCGCCCAGGCCCAGGCGGAAATGGCAGAGAAGCTCAGTTCCCTTGTGGCGAGGTTTAAAGTATAA
- a CDS encoding diguanylate cyclase — translation MLENISAKKKKILLVEDNRLTAMVAAEFLLSNGYEVETVATGEEAVHKISGGFPPDLVLMDIELAGEMDGIDAARRIMKSRDIPVVFLTANTSGEIIDKIKKVKAYGFVLKDTDKAALLSTVEMALKLHEANTHAGMFERLFENSLNELYIFHPKALKFVAVNRAARKNLGYTIEELNTMTPLDLKPELDLQSFRELLVPLVSGEQEQVLFKTVHRRKDGSLYPVEINLQLFDYGGEKLCMALVADLTEIKQLEEEKRRKEELCRLMLQGIPSPAWLVSRERRILAQNKAAASLFGSKVGDYCWERVLGGGNLPDEYREVFEKNGSPLPGTKCYFCRGDEALDRNEPINSEVELAGNIWDTWWIPLGEDVYLHYATDVTKHKRMEKELRCLSVTDCLTNCYNRRFFMQKLEEEIERAKRNGNKFSLIMLDIDRFKRINDRFGHNAGDEVLKSMAELVKNRIRKIDIFARWGGEEFVLLLPDTPVENAARLAEELRESLSRMDIQGVGRVTASFGVAGYCPGDSVDSLVNKADNMMYEAKAAGRNCVRYMNQCE, via the coding sequence ATGCTTGAAAATATATCTGCTAAAAAGAAGAAAATACTGCTGGTGGAAGACAACCGCTTAACTGCCATGGTCGCAGCGGAGTTTTTGCTTAGCAACGGCTATGAGGTGGAAACCGTCGCTACAGGAGAAGAAGCGGTGCATAAGATAAGCGGCGGCTTTCCGCCGGACCTGGTTCTCATGGATATCGAATTGGCGGGGGAAATGGACGGAATAGATGCGGCCCGCAGGATAATGAAATCCCGGGATATTCCCGTTGTATTTCTTACCGCCAACACATCCGGGGAAATTATTGATAAAATAAAAAAGGTTAAGGCTTATGGGTTCGTGTTAAAAGATACGGATAAAGCTGCCTTGCTATCCACAGTGGAAATGGCTTTGAAACTTCATGAAGCAAATACCCATGCCGGAATGTTTGAGCGGCTTTTTGAAAACTCCCTGAATGAACTATATATTTTTCATCCTAAAGCTTTAAAATTCGTGGCTGTAAACCGCGCTGCCAGAAAAAACCTGGGATATACAATCGAAGAACTGAACACCATGACACCCCTTGACCTCAAGCCCGAACTTGACCTGCAGAGTTTCAGGGAACTCCTTGTCCCTCTGGTCAGCGGGGAACAGGAGCAGGTCTTATTTAAAACAGTGCACCGCCGGAAGGACGGTTCCCTGTATCCTGTGGAAATAAATTTACAGCTTTTCGATTATGGGGGAGAAAAATTATGCATGGCACTGGTGGCTGACCTGACCGAAATAAAACAATTGGAAGAGGAAAAAAGGCGCAAAGAGGAGCTGTGTCGCCTGATGCTGCAGGGCATTCCCAGTCCGGCCTGGCTGGTATCAAGGGAGCGCCGTATTCTGGCGCAGAATAAAGCGGCGGCGTCATTATTTGGGTCAAAAGTCGGTGATTATTGCTGGGAAAGAGTCCTTGGCGGGGGAAACCTGCCGGATGAATACAGGGAGGTATTTGAAAAAAACGGCTCACCACTGCCCGGCACGAAATGCTATTTCTGCCGCGGAGACGAAGCCTTGGACAGAAATGAACCGATAAACAGCGAAGTGGAGCTGGCAGGCAACATATGGGATACATGGTGGATCCCGTTGGGAGAGGATGTCTACCTTCATTATGCTACAGATGTTACCAAACACAAGAGAATGGAAAAGGAATTGCGCTGTCTATCTGTTACTGATTGCTTGACAAACTGCTATAACCGCCGATTTTTTATGCAAAAACTGGAAGAAGAAATAGAGCGCGCCAAGCGGAACGGAAATAAGTTTTCCCTGATCATGCTGGACATAGACCGGTTTAAGCGCATCAATGACCGTTTTGGCCATAACGCTGGTGACGAGGTTCTTAAAAGCATGGCAGAATTAGTTAAGAACAGGATCCGCAAAATAGACATATTTGCCCGCTGGGGCGGGGAGGAATTTGTCCTGCTGTTGCCGGATACACCGGTGGAAAATGCGGCCCGTTTAGCGGAAGAATTGCGGGAAAGTTTAAGCCGGATGGATATACAGGGCGTGGGTCGTGTGACTGCCAGTTTCGGAGTTGCCGGTTATTGTCCGGGTGATAGTGTTGATTCATTGGTGAATAAGGCGGACAACATGATGTATGAGGCAAAGGCTGCCGGCAGGAATTGCGTGCGGTATATGAATCAATGTGAATAG
- a CDS encoding methyl-accepting chemotaxis protein encodes MGIQRIGIIDKAGNAVYHNGTTSYQADRKYFRRAMAGEANVSSTIISKLDNSLIFVFVAPVRHYATGENTGIVTAVMNGTKFSQILGQIKFAQTSYAFANDNSGKIIANKEIDYVLKQENLLEKSKTDPELAVVAEEVRKLAEESRCSAACKT; translated from the coding sequence TTGGGCATACAGCGAATAGGGATTATCGATAAAGCTGGCAACGCCGTGTACCATAACGGCACGACCTCCTATCAGGCCGACCGGAAGTATTTCCGGCGGGCGATGGCGGGCGAGGCTAATGTTTCAAGCACTATTATCAGTAAACTTGATAATTCGCTTATTTTTGTCTTTGTCGCTCCGGTGCGTCATTACGCCACTGGCGAGAATACCGGCATAGTCACCGCCGTGATGAATGGCACGAAGTTCAGCCAAATTTTGGGACAGATAAAATTTGCCCAAACCAGTTACGCGTTCGCCAACGACAACAGCGGCAAAATAATTGCCAATAAAGAAATCGATTATGTGCTTAAGCAGGAGAATCTTCTAGAGAAGTCCAAGACCGACCCGGAGCTGGCCGTAGTGGCTGAAGAAGTGCGTAAACTCGCCGAAGAGTCGCGCTGTTCAGCCGCGTGCAAGACGTAA
- a CDS encoding hemerythrin family protein translates to MMWKEMYRIGVDKIDEQHQELFRRVEEFLRAVKGAGQWEEKLAKVKDTLAFMQGYVVEHFQNEEEYQREINYPGYEQHHKIHEEFKFEVNKYAQKFAEKGYTEEFAQEFAGKLMTWLINHVAMTDQKIGQYVRKGGQ, encoded by the coding sequence GTGATGTGGAAAGAGATGTACCGTATCGGCGTGGACAAAATTGACGAGCAGCACCAGGAGCTTTTCCGGCGGGTCGAGGAGTTCCTCCGGGCGGTTAAGGGCGCGGGGCAGTGGGAGGAAAAACTGGCCAAGGTAAAAGATACTTTGGCGTTTATGCAGGGCTATGTGGTGGAGCATTTTCAGAACGAAGAGGAATATCAGCGGGAAATAAATTATCCCGGCTATGAACAACACCATAAAATTCATGAGGAGTTTAAGTTCGAGGTCAACAAGTACGCGCAGAAATTTGCCGAAAAAGGCTATACCGAAGAATTTGCCCAGGAATTTGCCGGCAAGCTCATGACTTGGCTTATTAACCATGTGGCCATGACCGACCAGAAAATCGGCCAATACGTGCGGAAGGGAGGACAATAA
- a CDS encoding chemotaxis protein CheX encodes MKAEYINPFLAATQDVFKQMLGMDIEKRKIELREDFVDGQDANVLIGVIGALQGSVVYCFPKSTALAIVKSMAGMEFAEIDTLVASALGEIGNIISGNALSRLAQANYHCDIAPPQIILGGNKSISMASSKYLFIPITCQAGDMAISVMLREKA; translated from the coding sequence ATGAAGGCGGAGTATATCAATCCTTTTCTGGCGGCTACCCAGGACGTTTTTAAGCAGATGTTGGGCATGGATATAGAAAAGAGAAAAATTGAGCTTAGGGAGGACTTTGTTGATGGCCAGGACGCCAATGTTCTCATTGGCGTAATAGGCGCCCTGCAGGGGTCGGTGGTCTACTGCTTTCCCAAAAGCACCGCTTTGGCGATAGTCAAGTCAATGGCAGGCATGGAATTTGCGGAGATTGACACCCTGGTGGCGTCGGCTTTGGGAGAAATTGGCAACATAATCAGCGGCAATGCCTTGAGCCGCCTCGCCCAGGCCAATTATCACTGCGACATCGCCCCGCCGCAGATAATACTTGGCGGCAACAAGTCCATATCTATGGCTTCTTCTAAATATCTTTTCATTCCTATAACCTGCCAGGCCGGCGATATGGCGATAAGTGTAATGCTAAGAGAAAAAGCGTAG
- a CDS encoding transposase, with protein sequence MDNYFISSSKLCSWANLAPRNDESASKVKSRNILHGPYIKAILCQVAWAAVRVRHSTFAVWFWSRQSRLGRKKAIIAVARKILTVIYTQLKSGEFYDSNIALKA encoded by the coding sequence ATCGACAACTATTTTATAAGTAGCTCTAAATTATGTTCCTGGGCAAATTTGGCTCCACGCAATGATGAGAGTGCTAGCAAGGTAAAATCAAGAAATATTTTACACGGCCCATATATCAAAGCTATTTTGTGTCAAGTTGCTTGGGCAGCAGTACGCGTTAGACATAGTACATTTGCGGTGTGGTTTTGGTCACGTCAGAGCAGGTTGGGCAGAAAAAAAGCTATTATTGCTGTAGCGAGAAAGATTTTAACAGTGATATACACACAATTAAAATCTGGCGAGTTCTATGACTCAAATATTGCCTTAAAAGCATAG
- a CDS encoding ImmA/IrrE family metallo-endopeptidase: MEFILREAERLIQKHKTRNPFEIADCLNINVLYRPLGKLKGIYIYTRRSRYICINNDLDSPARRLVCAHEIGHDRFHRHLAKMNPQAQELISYDMSSKPEREANVFAAEILLPDDEVIRLINDAEMNFFRAARELYVPPELMDFKFQILKSRGYRLEAPLNATGDFLKK; encoded by the coding sequence ATGGAATTTATTTTGAGAGAAGCCGAGAGGTTGATCCAAAAGCATAAAACTCGAAACCCCTTTGAGATTGCCGATTGTCTTAATATTAATGTTCTCTACAGGCCGCTCGGCAAGCTTAAAGGGATTTACATATACACAAGGCGGAGCCGATATATTTGCATTAACAATGATTTGGACAGTCCTGCCAGACGATTGGTATGCGCTCACGAAATTGGCCATGACCGCTTCCACAGACACTTGGCCAAAATGAATCCCCAGGCCCAGGAGCTTATCAGCTATGATATGTCATCAAAGCCGGAAAGGGAAGCAAATGTTTTCGCTGCTGAAATCCTCTTGCCTGATGATGAGGTTATTAGACTGATAAATGACGCGGAAATGAATTTTTTCAGGGCCGCAAGGGAACTTTATGTACCACCGGAATTAATGGATTTCAAATTTCAGATATTGAAAAGCAGAGGCTACAGACTTGAAGCTCCATTAAATGCGACAGGAGATTTCCTGAAAAAATAG
- a CDS encoding helix-turn-helix domain-containing protein has translation MQLGEKIRLLRKRAGISQKDFAEQLGITRRALVYYENGQRFPREAGLIDKIAGFFNVSSDFLTDDSESIAMTKEEIFLEEAKAEDKLRGKSEAKKFIETTKCLFAGGELSEEDKDALFEVLTEIYFDSKKKAKKYGVRKNKGSKNTPTD, from the coding sequence ATGCAGTTAGGCGAAAAAATTAGATTATTACGCAAAAGGGCAGGCATTTCCCAGAAGGATTTTGCAGAGCAGCTCGGGATTACAAGGCGGGCTTTGGTTTATTATGAAAACGGACAGCGTTTTCCACGGGAGGCAGGACTTATTGATAAAATCGCCGGTTTCTTTAACGTATCTTCAGATTTCCTGACAGATGATAGCGAAAGCATTGCAATGACCAAGGAAGAAATATTTCTTGAGGAAGCTAAAGCAGAAGATAAGTTGAGAGGAAAAAGCGAAGCAAAAAAATTCATTGAAACTACAAAATGTTTATTTGCCGGAGGAGAATTATCAGAAGAAGATAAAGATGCGCTTTTTGAGGTATTAACCGAAATATACTTCGACTCAAAGAAAAAAGCCAAAAAGTATGGTGTACGTAAAAATAAAGGCAGCAAAAATACACCAACTGATTAG